In a single window of the Porites lutea chromosome 14, jaPorLute2.1, whole genome shotgun sequence genome:
- the LOC140924128 gene encoding estradiol 17-beta-dehydrogenase 8-like produces MAAVAGSLVGRLALVTGGASGIGRAVCQALATEGAGVVVTDLNSQGTQETVDSLSQHASLKHKNYSLDVSSGEEIHKVLEYIISGYKKPPCILVNCAGITSDEFLLKMDEEKFDKVIKVNLKGTFLMTQAVAKVMVDQGVKNGSIVNLASIVGKVGNLGQVNYAASKAGVEGLTRSCAKELAKFGVRCNAVLPGFIETPMTEAVPEKVIEKLKKQIPMFRLGQPSDVADVVTFLASDRSSYITGASIEVTGGLFM; encoded by the exons ATGGCGGCAGTTGCTGGAAGTTTGGTTGGGCGTCTGGCATTAGTTACag GTGGTGCCAGTGGAATTGGTCGGGCTGTCTGTCAAGCTTTAGCCACAGAAGGAGCCGGTGTCGTTGTAACAGATCTTAACAGTCAAGGGACTCAGGAAACAGTAGACAGCTTATCACAACATGCCAgcttaaaacacaaaaactaTTCTTTAGACGTGTCAAGTGGAGAGGAAATACATAAGGTGTTGGAGTATATTATAAGTGGGTATAAGAAGCCACCGTGCATTTTAGTCAATTGTGCTGGCATCACTAGTGATGAATTCTTACTGAAAATGGATGAGGAAAAGTTTGATAAGGTCATTAAAGTCAACCTCAAG GGGACATTTTTGATGACTCAAGCTGTTGCAAAAGTTATGGTTGATCAAGGTGTTAAAAATGGTTCTATTGTGAATTTGGCGAGTATAGTAGgcaag GTTGGAAATCTTGGTCAGGTTAACTATGCTGCTTCTAAAGCTGGTGTCGAGGGACTCACTAGGTCATGTGCCAAAGAACTTGCTAA GTTTGGTGTTAGATGTAATGCCGTTCTACCTGGTTTCATTGAAACTCCGATGACTGAAGCTGTCCCTGAAAAAGTCATAGAAAAG TTAAAGAAACAGATTCCTATGTTCAGACTTGGCCAACCATCAG ACGTAGCTGATGTGGTTACCTTCCTTGCATCTGACAGAAGCAGTTACATCACCGGCGCAAGCATTGAAGTTACAG GTGGGCTGTTTatgtaa